ACCCTCTACTTCGATTTGGGGAATTTTCGGACTTTCGGTCAGATGTATGCCGGAATGTCTTACAGGAACGCCTGCGTCGGCTGCTGGAACGGTTTCTCCCGCAGATGCGCCCAAGTCTGCATTCCCCCGATTCAATCCGCTGAAAGGAGAACCTGAAGGTACTCCCGAAGAGACCTGCTGTCCTGCTAAAGTAGAAGACTGTGCAGACGCTGCGCCCGCGTTTCCCCCCTGTGCAATCACTGCCAGTACATCCTTACGTGTAATCCGACCACCTGCTCCTGTGCCCTGAATGCTCTGCAAGTTGAGACCATGTTCAGCTGCAAGGGATTGAACCGCAGGAGAATAGCGGTTACGCATCGGCTGATTGGGATCGTGCCCTGTTGTACTCGCTGCACCAGCAGCAGGTACGTAGTTCGCACTTTGTTGTGCATGAACATGATCACCATTCTGTTGCTGCGAAGCATGCGTTACTTGCTCTGCTGCTTCTTCATCAGAAGCAGCTACCTGCATGCGGCAGATGGCTTCGCCAACCGCAATGGTCGTACCTTCTTCGACCAACAGATCACCCATAATTCCATCAACGGTTGATGGAATCTCTGCGTTGACTTTATCCGTAATCACTTCACAGATCGGTTCGTATTGTTCAATCCGGTCACCCGGTTTTTTCAACCATTTGGCAATGGTAGCCGAGACCAGCGATTCCGCCAGCTGCGGCATAATGACCTCGATCCATTTCATACTCATTGGTTATATCACTCCAAACTTTGCTTTTAAACTATCTCACTACACGAATTAATACTCGGCGAGCGTACGCATCGCTTCCTTGGCTTTATCCTTGCTCAGCATATAGAATTTCTCCAATGTTGGGCTAATCGGCATTGCCGGTACATCCGGTCCGCAGAGACGCTGAATCGGCGCGTCTAGTTCGAACAGACATTCTTCACTGATGATAGCCGCAACTTCCGCTCCTACACCACCGGTTTTATTATCTTCATGCACAATCAGCACTTTGCCTGTCAGACGAGCGGATGCAATGATGGCTTCGCGATCAAGTGGCTGCAATGTACGCAAATCCAGTACATGGGCAGTAATGCCTTCTTCACGCTCCAGCTCCTCAGCAGCCTGCATGACAAAATGAAGTGGCTGGCTATAACCGATAACCGTAATATCTGCTCCTTCGCGAAGCACGTTGGCTTTACCGATTGGAACGATGTAATCATCCTCTGGCACATCTTCCTTAATCAGCTTGTAGCATTTTTTGTTTTCAAAAAAGAGAACCGGGTCCGGGTCGCGAATAGCTGCTTTGAGCAGTCCCTTCGCATCGTATGCCGAGTAAGGAGCTATAATTT
This window of the Paenibacillus marchantiae genome carries:
- a CDS encoding dihydrolipoamide acetyltransferase family protein, encoding MSMKWIEVIMPQLAESLVSATIAKWLKKPGDRIEQYEPICEVITDKVNAEIPSTVDGIMGDLLVEEGTTIAVGEAICRMQVAASDEEAAEQVTHASQQQNGDHVHAQQSANYVPAAGAASTTGHDPNQPMRNRYSPAVQSLAAEHGLNLQSIQGTGAGGRITRKDVLAVIAQGGNAGAASAQSSTLAGQQVSSGVPSGSPFSGLNRGNADLGASAGETVPAADAGVPVRHSGIHLTESPKIPQIEVEGGGQGRSEYFIDVTPVRNAIARNMRQSVSEIPHAWTMIEVDVTNLVMLRNKLKDEFKRKEGINLTYLSFMMKGVVNAIKDYPIMNSVWAVDKIIVKRDINLSMAVGTEDSVLTPVIKHADQRNIAGLAREIDELARKTREGTLKLDHMQGGTFTVNNTGSFGSILSQPIINYPQAAILTFESIVKKPVVINDMIAVRSMANLCLSLDHRILDGVISGRFLQRVKENLEGYTMESKVY
- a CDS encoding alpha-ketoacid dehydrogenase subunit beta, with translation MAVMEYIDAIRLAMKEEMERDENVFILGEDVGVKGGVFTTTKGLQDQFGEMRVMDTPLSESAIAGVAIGAAMYGMKPIAEMQYSDFMLPATNQIISEAAKIRYRSNNDWSCPIVIRAPIGGGIFGGLYHSQCPESIFFGTPGLKIIAPYSAYDAKGLLKAAIRDPDPVLFFENKKCYKLIKEDVPEDDYIVPIGKANVLREGADITVIGYSQPLHFVMQAAEELEREEGITAHVLDLRTLQPLDREAIIASARLTGKVLIVHEDNKTGGVGAEVAAIISEECLFELDAPIQRLCGPDVPAMPISPTLEKFYMLSKDKAKEAMRTLAEY